A genomic region of Desulfobulbaceae bacterium DB1 contains the following coding sequences:
- a CDS encoding recombinase yields MNTTMPQDSLFNKQYQKHLKCLKLGGLQPKTIDAYARAIRRIGNYFDCRIDNLNSGQLLDYFTELLDTHSWSAVKLDLYGLKFFYSGVLNKPWEDIPLIKPPKTSRIPDILSVEQTEQLFAATKTLSYKVFFFTCYSMGLRLGEGIRLTVGDIDAGNMRVHIRDAKGNKDRLVPLPDKTLRVLREFWAMHKHPRFLFPSRKRGLKNAHLVDLPLDRGGIQTTMQTVVRQLGIKKNLMPLPASQLCHPHAGGRG; encoded by the coding sequence ATGAACACCACCATGCCACAAGATTCCCTCTTCAACAAGCAGTATCAGAAACACCTGAAATGCCTCAAACTGGGCGGTCTGCAGCCCAAGACCATCGACGCCTACGCCAGGGCGATCCGGCGTATCGGCAACTATTTCGATTGCAGGATTGACAACCTCAACTCCGGCCAGTTGCTCGACTATTTCACGGAACTCCTGGACACGCATTCCTGGAGCGCGGTCAAGCTCGACCTCTACGGCCTGAAGTTCTTCTATTCCGGGGTACTGAACAAACCCTGGGAAGATATCCCCCTGATCAAGCCTCCCAAGACATCCAGAATCCCTGACATCCTGTCCGTCGAGCAGACGGAGCAACTATTTGCCGCAACCAAAACCTTGAGCTACAAGGTCTTCTTTTTTACCTGCTACAGCATGGGCCTGCGCCTTGGCGAAGGCATTCGACTCACAGTCGGCGACATCGACGCAGGCAACATGCGGGTCCATATTCGTGATGCCAAGGGTAACAAGGACCGGCTGGTGCCGCTGCCAGACAAGACCTTGCGGGTGCTGCGGGAGTTCTGGGCCATGCACAAGCATCCCCGGTTCCTCTTCCCCAGCAGGAAAAGAGGTCTGAAAAATGCCCACCTGGTTGATTTGCCCCTGGACAGGGGCGGCATTCAAACCACCATGCAGACCGTTGTCCGGCAACTCGGCATAAAAAAAAATCTCATGCCACTCCCTGCGTCACAGCTATGCCACCCACATGCTGGAGGCCGGGGTTGA